The genomic region CGATCTGGTCGTCGCTGGTCACCTCGGCCTGGAAGTAGCGGTCCTTGGAGTAGGACTTCTTGCCGCGGCTCGACATCGCGCCGAGCGAGCCCATGCCGCGGTAGGCCTTGAACTGCTTGCCGTTGACGAAGACCAGCTCGCCCGGGGACTCCTCGCACCCGGCGAGCAGCGAGCCGAGCATCACGGCGTCCGCCCCGGCCACGAGGGCCTTGGCGATCTCACCGGAGTACTTCATGCCGCCGTCCGCGATCACCGGTACGCCGGCGGGCTTGCAGGCCAGCGAGGCCTCGTAGACGGCGGTGATCTGCGGGACGCCGACGCCGGTGACGACGCGGGTGGTGCAGATCGAGCCCGGCCCGACGCCGACCTTGACGGCGTCCGCGCCGGCGTCGACGAAGGCCTGCGCGCCGTCGCGGGTCGCGACGTTGCCGCCGATGACCTGCACGTGGCGGGTGGCCGGGTCGTTCTTGAGGCGCTGGACCATCTCCAGCAGCAGCCGCACGTTGCCGTGCGCGGTGTCGGCGACCAGCACGTCGACGCCGGCCTCGACGAGGGTGGTGGCGCGCTCCCAGGCGTCGCCGAAGTAGCCGATCGCCGCGCCGACCATCAGCCGGCCCTGGGCGTCGTTGCTGGCCTTGGGGAACTGCTCGGACTTCACGAAGTCCTTGACCGTGATCAGCCCCGCGAGGCGGCCCTGGTCGTCGACGAGCGGGAGCCGCTCGCGCTTGTGCTGGCGCAGCAGCAGGGTGGCGTCGTCGCGGCTGATCCCGACCGGGCCGGTGATCAGCGGCATCGGGGTCATCACCTCGGCGACCTTGGTGCCTGCCCACTCCGCGACCGGGGTGAAGCGCAGGTCGCGGTTGGTGATGATGCCGAGCAGGCGCTGGTCGGCGTCCACGACCGGGAAGCCGGAGACGCGGTACTCCCCCGCGAGCTGGTCGAGCTGCTCGAGGGTGGCGTCGGGGCCGATCGTGATCGGGTTGGTGATGATGCCGGTCTGGGTGCGCTTGACCAGGTCGACCTGGTAGGCCTGGTCCTGGATCGAGAGGTTGCGGTGCAGCACGCCCAGCCCGCCCTGGCGGGCCATCGCGATCGCCATGCGCGACTCGGTGACGGTGTCCATGGCCGCGCTCACCAGTGGGACCTTCAAGGAGATCTCGCGGGTCAGCCGCGTGGTCGTGTCGATGTCCGAGGGCGCCAGGTCGGAGTGACCCGGCAGCAGCAGGACGTCGTCGTAGGTCAGGCCGAGGTTCGCGAACTTGTCGGGGAGCTCCACCAGGCCAGTCTAGGACGCACGCTCCACGATCACCTGAGCGGCGTGAGGTCGCGGACGGGCACCCGCACCGTGAGCACGTCGGCGGTCATCCGGATCCGTCCCCGCAGCCCGGCGGCGAGCACCATCGGCAGCACCGCCCGGTTGTCGGAGCGGGTCGAGAACACGATCGCCGCGGCCCCCTGGGCGCGGGCGAGCCGGGCGGACTCCACCAGCAGCCGGGTGCCGATCCCGCAGCGCTGCCAGGCCGGGTCGACGCGCAGCGACACCGGACGCGCGTCGGGCTGCCCCGGCGACGCCGGCCCGAGGGTCGCAAGCCCCACCACCAGCCCGTCGCGGACCGCCGAGACCGCGTCGGCCTGCACGACGTACCGCGGACCGCGGCCGCCGCCGAGCCGGCGGGCCGGGAGGCCGGTCCGGTCCCCCGGCGCGTGGGTGTGCTGGAGCACGTCGCTGACCAGGTCCGCCATCGAGGCGGCCCGGGCGTGCTCGGTGGCGGTGAACGGCGCGGTACGGCGCAGCTGCACCTGGACCCCGCCCACCGACACCTCCAGCAGGTCCTGGTGCCGCGCGTCGGCGCTGTCGGCGTCGGCCCCGGTGTCGGGCTCGGCGTCGAAGAGCCGGGCCACCACCTCGGGGAACGACGCCGGCTCGGCCAGCACCGTCCGCGCGGCCTGGACATAGCGCGTCGGCTGGTCCACCAGCGCGGCCTCCCCGCACGCCGCGCAGCTCAGCATCGTGCCGCCGGCCCCCTCGAGCAGCCCGGCGACGCGGGCCGGGCCCCAGCCCTGCGGCGTGCGCAGCACCAGCTCGTCGGTGACGCTGCCGAGGTCGGGGAAGATCTGGAGGCTGAGGATGTTCACCTCGGCGTCCCCGCAGGCGCGGGCGAGCGCGGCCAGCGCTCCGGGGCGGTCGGGCAGGCGGGTCCGCACTCTCCACAGCATGACGCCAGCCTCGCCCGGGCGGGTTGCGCGACGGGGTCGTGGAGGTTTCGCGCGGGCAACGGCGTGCGGGGCCGGACCTGCGCATGCGCCCCGGACCTGCGAAGGTGTGCGTCGTGACCCAGCGGCTCCCCCAGACCGGCCCCGGGGCCCGACCGGACCTCATCCACCGGGCGGCGGGGACCATCACCCGCGCGGTCGAGTCGCGCTGGACGATCCCGCTGGCGGCGTTCGCGGCGTTCGCCCTGCGGCTGTCCGGGCTGACCCGTCCGATCCGCCCCGACGAAGCCGGCTTCACCCTGGTCGCGCGCAGCTGGTCCCCGCAGCCCGACAGCGTCTACGGCCACTACTTCGTGGACCGCCCGCCGCTGCTGATCTCGGTGTTCAAGCTCTCCGACGCCATCGGTGGCCCCACGTTCATCCGGGTCCTCGGTGCGCTCGCCTGCGCGGCCCTGGTGCTGCTGGCCGCGCGCACGGCCCAGGTGATCGCCGGCGACACCCCCGCCCGCTGGACCGCGATCTGCGTCGCCGCGCTCACCTCGAGCACGCTGATCAACCTGGTAGCGGTCAAGGGCGAGCTGCTCGGCCTGCCGTTCATCATGGCCGCCTGCCTGCTCGCGATCAGCGCGCTGCGCGGAGGCTCGGTGCCGCTGGCCGTCCTGGCCGGGCTCAGCGCCTCGGTCGCGGTGGGCTTCAAGCAGAACCTGCTCGGCGGCCTGGTCTTCGCCGGCACCCTGCTGCTGGTCGCGCTGATCACCCGCCGCGTCGACGGGCGGACGTTCCTGCGCCTCGCCGCAGCCGGTCTCGCCGGGGCGGCCGTGCCGGTCGCGGCCATGCTCGCCTGGGCGGCCGCGGCCGGCGTACGACCCGGCACGCTGTGGTACGCGATCTACGGCTTCCGCGCCGACGCCTCCGCCGTGCTCGCCTCGCACAGCTCGAAGGCCGCCGACGAGCGCGCGGTCAACCTCGTGCTGATCGCGCTGTGCGCCGGGCTGCTGATGGTGCTGGGCGGCTTCGTGGTCCACCTGCGCGGTGAGCTGCGTGACGACGCCCCGCTGGCGGCTGCGACCGCCGCGATGCTCGCCTACGACGCGTTCGGGATGGTGCTGGGCGGCAGCTTCTGGCCCGACTACCTCTTCGCGCTGGTGCCGTCCGCGGCGCTGGCCGCGGCCCTGCTGTCGCGGCACCGCTCACGGCGCGGGCAGGCGATGCGGGGCATGATCGTGCTCGCGGCGCTGTCGTGCGTGGTCTCGGTGAGCGTGTGGGCCGTCTACAACCTCACCGGCCACCAGGAGACCGACGAGGCGCGGGTCGGCACCGCGGTTCGCGACGTGGCCGAGCCGGGCGACACCCTCACCGTCTTCGGCGGCCGCGCCGACCTGCAGATGAGCAGCGAGCTCGACTCGCCGTACGAGCAGCTGTGGAGCCTGCCGATGCGGACCCTGGATCCCGACCTCGCCGACCTGCGGGCGCTCGTCAGCGGCCCCGACGCCCCCACCTGGCTGATCGAGTGGTTCCCGTTCACCGCCTGGAACCAGGAGGCCGGCGAGCTCCTGCGCCGAGACGTCGAGGAGCGCTACGTCCCCGAGGAGACGCGGTGCGGGGAGGGCGACGCGACGATCTGGCGGCTGCGCGACGTCGAACGCCCGCCGGTGCGCCCGGACTGCTAGCCCCGGTACGCCGACGGCGCCGGCCCCCTCGCGGGGACCGGCGCCGTCGTGCGTCGAGCAGGAGCGGTCGGCTCAGTGGCCGTGACCGTGTCCGTGACCGGTGGCCGCGGACTCCTCCTCCTCAGCAGGCTTCTCGACGATCAGCGTCTCGGTCGTCAGCAGCATCGCGGCGATCGAGGTCGCGTTGACCAGCGCCGAGCGGGTGACCTTGACCGGGTCGAGGACGCCCTGGGCGACCAGGTCGCCGTACTCGCCGGTGGCGGCGTTGAACCCGAAGGTGAAGCCGTTGGTCTCGAAGCCCTCGCGGACCTTGGTGGTCACGACGTAGCCGTTCTCACCGCCGTTCTCGGCGATCCAGCGCAGCGGCTCGACCGCGGAGTTGCGGACGACGCGCACGCCGACCGCCTCGTCGCCGGTGAAGCCGAGGTTGTCGTCGAGGACGGAGACCGCGTGGATGAGGGCCGAGCCGCCACCGGCGACGATGCCCTCCTCGATCGCGGCGCGCGTCGCGGAGACGGCGTCCTCGATGCGGTGCTTCTTCTCCTTCAGCTCCACCTCGGTGGCGGCGCCGACCTTGATCACGCACACGCCGCCGGCGAGCTTGGCGAGACGCTCCTGGAGCTTCTCACGGTCCCAGTCGGAGTCCGTGGCCTCGATCTCGGCCTTGATCTGGGCGACCCGGCCCTCGACGGCGGCGGACTCGCCGGCGCCCTCGACGATCGTGGTGTCGTCCTTAGTGATGACCACGCGACGCGCCTGGCCGAGGACCTCGAGGCCGACCTGGTCGAGCTTGAGGCCGATCTCCGGGGCGACGACCTGACCGCCGGTCAGGACAGCGATGTCCTCGAGCATGGCCTTGCGGCGGTCACCGAAGGCGGGGGCCTTGACCGCGACGGCGTTGAAGATGCCGCGGATCTTGTTGACCACCAGGGTCGACAGCGCCTCGCCGTCGACGTCCTCGGCGATGATGAACAGCGGCTTGCCGGCCTGGATGACCTTCTCCAGCAGCGGCAGCAGGTCGGTGATCGCCGAGATCTTGCCCTGGTGCAGAAGGATGTAGGGGTCGTCGAGGACGGCCTCCATGCGCTCCTGGTCGGTCACGAAGTACGCCGAGATGTAGCCCTTGTCGAACTGCATGCCCTCGGTGAACTCGAGCTCGGTGCCCATGGTGTTGGACTCCTCGACGGTGATGACACCGTCCTTGCCGACCTTGTCGAAGGCCTCGGCGAGCAGCGAGCCGATGTGGGCGTCGCGGCTGGAGATCGTGGCGACCGAGGCCATGTCCTCCTTGGAGTCGACGTCGCGCGCGGCCTCGAGCAGGGCGTCGCTGACGGCCGCCGCGGCGGCGTCCATGCCGCGCTTGATGCCCATCGGGTTCGCGCCGGCCGCGACGGCGCGCAGGCCCTCGTGGACCATCGCCTGGGCGAGCACGGTGGCGGTGGTGGTGCCGTCACCAGCGATGTCGTTGGTCTTGGTGGCCACCTCCTTGGCGAGCTGGGCACCGAGGTTCTCGAACGGGTCGTCCAGCTCGATCTCACGAGCGACGGAGACGCCGTCGTTCGTAATGGTCGGGGCGCCCCACTTCTTGTCCAGGACGACGTAGCGGCCCTTGGGGCCGAGGGTCACCTTGACGGCGTTGGCGAGCGCGTCGACGCCGCGCTCGAGCGAGCGACGGGCGTGCTCGTCGAACTCCAGGATCTTGGGCATTGCTCTCCTCAGGAAAGGCGGAAAGAACGAAGGTCCGGCACGTCGGCCGGCCCGGACGAGCCGGCCGGGACGTGCCGGACCATCGGGAAAATCAGGAAACGATCGCGAGCACGTCGCGGGCGGAGAGGATCAGGAACTCCTGGCCGGAGTACTTGACCTCGGTGCCGCCGTACTTGCTGTAGATGACCTTGTCACCCACGGCGATGTCCATGGGGATGCGCTCGTCGCCGTCCTCGTTGAAGCGGCCGGGACCGATGGCCACGACCTCGCCCTCCTGGGGCTTCTCCTTGGCGGTGTCCGGGATGACCAGGCCCGAGGCCGTGGTCTGCTCCGCTTCGAGCGGCTTGACGACGATCCGGTCCTCGAGGGGCTTGATGCTGACCGACACGATGTCGACCTCCACTTTCTGGCGCTTCGTAGCGATGTGTGATGCACGTGGGGTGCCTGTGGACGCGGTACGCCGTCGCGGGTGTCGCACCGGTCTTGTCAGGCGCTGGCACACTCCGAAGGAGAGTGCCAGTCAGAAAACTAGCACTCTCCTCGACTGAGTGCCAGAGCACCCTCGCCGGTCCGCCCGATGCTGGCGTCCACGCCGGGTGCGCGGTGCCCGGCGGCGACCTGGCAGGATCGCCGCGTGGACCTCGACGCCTTCCGCTGGCTGCTCACCGACGAGGGGCAGCGGCTGCTGGCCCGTGCGGAGGAGCTCGCCGACCTGGACCCGCTGCAGGCCCAGACCCCGCTGCGCCGCGTCGCCTCCGCCGAGCACGCCGCCGCGGCCCTCACCCAGGCGATCCTGCGCCGCCGCGCGGTCGCGAAGTTCGGCGGCGACGCCGCCCGCATGTACTTCACCCCGGACGGCCTCGAGCAGGCCACTCGTGCCCCCGTCGCGGCGCACCGGGCCGCGCGGCTCACGGCGTTCGGCGCCGGCACCGTGATCGACCTCGGCTGCGGGATCGGGGGCGACCTGCTCGCCTCCGCGCGCGCCGGGATGACCGCGGCCGGGGTCGACCTGGACCCGCTGCGCGTCGAGGTGGCCCGCGCCAACCTCGCCGCCCTCGGCCTGGAGGGCGCGGCGATGGTCGCCGACGCGACCACGCTCGACACCACCCCGTTCGACGTGGCGTACGCCGACCCGGCGCGCCGCAGCGCCCGCGGCCGCTCCTTCGACGTCGACGACTGGACCCCGCCGTGGTCCTTCGTCGAGCGGCTGCTGGCCCGCGACTCCTGCGTGAAGGTGGCCCCGGGCATCCCGCACGCCCTGGTGCCGGTCGGCGTCGAGGCCGAGTGGGTGAGCGACCACGGCGAGGTCAAGGAGGCCGCGCTGTGGTCGGGCCGGCTGGCGACCGTGGCCCGCCGCGCGACAGTGATCGCCGACCACGGCCTGGCCACGCTGACCGACGAGGAGGACCCGGGACCCGCCGCGGTCGGCGTGGGCCCGGTGCAGCGCTACCTGCACGAGCCGGACGGGGCGGTCGTGCGCGCCGGGCTGGTGACGGCGGTCGCCGGGCTGGTCGGCGGCACCCTGCTCGACGAGCACATCGCCTACGTGACCTCACCGCAGGCCTCCCCGACGCCGTACGCCCGGTCCTACGAGGTGCTCGAGGAGCTGCCCTACCGCGAGAAGCCGCTGCGCGCCGCGCTGCGGGCGCGCGGCATCGGCACCCTGACCATCAAGAAGCGCGGCGTGGACGTCGTGCCCGAGCAGCTGCGCAAGCGGCTGGCCCTGGACGGCGACACGCCGGCGACCCTGGTGATGACGAGGGTCGCCGGCGCGGGCACGGCACTGCTGGTGCGTCCGCTCTGAGCGGACCCACCGGCGGGGCTCAGACGGTCGCGGCCACCGGCGGCTGCTCCGCGGCGCGGGTGCGGCGGGCGTGGACGAGGCCGAGCCCGGCGAGCACGAAGAGCACCGCGGCACCGACGAAGGCCGCGATCGCGGCGTAGCCGGCGATGGTGCCGATCGTGGCGAAGGCGTAGCCGTAGAGCAGCAGGCCCCGCAGGGTGTTGCCCATGAACAGGCTCTCGCGCAGCCCGGCCATCGCCTGGCCGGCCTCGGAGGCCTTCTCCTCCTCGCTCATCGCGAGGTACTCCCCGCTGACCGCCTCATAGCTGCGCCCGTCGCTGGAGGCGTTCATGTGGGCGAGGATGTAGTGGTCGGCGAAGGCCTTGGCCTTCGGACCGCTGTCCAGCCGGCTCCCGGCGTACTCCTCGAGCGCCTCGCGGTCCTCCTCGGCGAGGCTCTCCAGCGCGCCCCCCTCGGGCATGGTGATGTCCTGCATCGTCAGCTGTTGCTCGACCTGGTCGTCGATGAAGACGTTCGCCCAGGTGAGCAGCCCGCCGGCCGCCAGGAGTACGACCGCGAGTGCGAGTCCGGTCCAGGAGATGAGCTTGTCGAGCACGGTGCGCATGGGCGCTCCTTCATGTAGCTGTCCGGGGCGAGGGCCCCGCCCCCCGTCCGCGGCACGCTACAAAGGTCGCGACCGTCCCGCGAGGACCCCGCCGGGACCCCGGGCGTGTCCCGGGGGTCCGGCGGGTCCTCACCCGGCTGGGTGATGCGGATCAGGAGCCGAGCGCGGCCTTCTCGGCGCCGATCGTGGTGTCGTCGCCGTGGCCCGTGTGCACGACCGTCTCGTCCGGCAGCGCGAAGAGCCGCTCGCGGATCGAGGCGACGATGACGTCGGCGTCGGAGAACGAGCGCCCGGTCGCGCCGGGGCCGCCCTGGAACAGGGTGTCGCCGGTGAACACGGCGCCCAGCTCCTCGGAGTAGAGGCAGACCGCGCCGGGCGCGTGGCCAGGCGTGTGCAGCACCCGCAGCGTGGTGCCGCCGACCTCGATGGTCGTGCCGTCGGCGAGGTCGAGGTCCCACAGGTGGGCGTCGACGTCGTCGGGGCCGCCGTGGGTGAGCTCCCAGACCGGCCGGTCGTCGGGGTGCAGCATGATCGGCGCGCCGACCCGCTCGCGCAGCGCGGGCGCCACCCGGACGTGGTCGTCGTGGGCGTGGGTGCACACGATCGCCTTGACGGTGCGGTCCCCGACCACGGCGAGGATGTCCTCGACCGAGTGCGGGGCGTCGATGACCACGCACTCGCGGTCGTCGCCGATCACCCAGATGTTGTTGTCGACCTCGAAGGTCTGCCCGTCGAGGCTGAAGGTGCCGCTGGAGACGGCGTGGTCGACGCGGGCGCTCACGGGAGGACCACCACGCTGCGCAGCACCTCGCCGTGGTGCATCTTCTCGAAGGCGGCCTCGATGTCGGTGATGGCGATCTCCTCGGTCACGAACGCGTCGAGGTCGAGGCGGCCCTGGCGGTAGAGGTCGACCAGCATCGGGAAGTCGCGCGAGGGCAGGCAGTCGCCGTACCAGCTGGACTTGAGCGCGCCGCCGCGGCCGAAGACGTCGATCAGCGGAAGCTCGGGGACCTGCATGTCGGGCGTCGGGACGCCGACCAGGACGACGGTGCCGGCGAGGTCGCGGGCGTAGAAGGCCTGCTTCCAGGTCTCGGGGCGGCCCACGGCCTCGATCACCACGTCGGCACCCTCCGCGCCCTCGTAGGTCTCGGCGCAGATGCGCTTGATCTCCTCGACCGGGTCGACCTGGGAGGAGTCCACGGTGTGGGTGGCGCCCAGCTCGCGGGCCTTCTCGAGCTTGGCGGCGTCGATGTCGACGGCGATGATCGGGCTCGCGCCGGCGAGCGCGGAGCCGGCGATCGCGGCCACGCCGACGCCGCCGCAGCCGATGACCGCCACCGACTTGCCGCGGGTCACCGCGCCGGTGTTGATCGCGGCGCCGATGCCGGCCATCACGCCGCAGCCGAGCAGGCCGACGGCCGCGGGGCGCGCGTCCTCGTCGACCTTGGTGCACTGACCGGCCGCGACCAGGGTCTTCTCGGCGAAGGCGCCGATGCCGAGCGCCGGGCTCAGCTCGGTCCCGTCCTCCAGCGTCATCTTCTGGGTGGCGTTGTGGGTGTTGAAGCAGTAGTGCAGGTCGCCACGCTTGCAGGCCCGGCACTCCCCGCACACGGCGCGCCAGTTGAGCACCACGAAGTCACCCGGGGCGACCTCGGTGACGTCGGGGCCGACGGCCTCCACGATGCCGGCCGCCTCGTGGCCCAGCAGGAACGGGAACTCGTCGTTGATCCCGCCCTCGCGGTAGTGCAGGTCGGTGTGGCAGACCCCGCAGGCCTGCACCTTCACGACGGCCTCGCCCGGGCCCGGGTCGGGGACGTTGATGGTGACCACCTCGACGGGGGCCCCCTTGGCCAGAGCGACGACGGCCTTCACCTGCTGCATGCGTTTCCTCCTGCTTGACGGGTCTGGACCAACCGTACGGAACGCCACCGACGCCCCGGCAGGCGCTGCAACCATTTCGACACCGACTGCGTCTGGGGGGAGAACGGGAAGGGGAGGACATGCGCGTGATGCAACGAGGCTCGCCCGACGCCGACGCCGACGCCGGGGCCGCGGACCCCGGCCCCGGGACGCGGCACGCGGAGTTCACCCAGTACCTCGCCGCGCGCCAGCAGGCGCTGCTGCGCACGACGTACCTGCTCACCGGCGACCCCGACCAGGCCGAGGACGTGCTGCAGAACGCGCTGGCCAAGCTCTACCTGTCCTGGGACCGGGTCCGCGACCGGGGCGCCCTCGACGCCTACGTGCGCCGGATCATCGTCAACGAGAACAACTCGCTGTGGCGCCGCGGCTGGAAGCGGCGCGAGCACCCGGCCGAGAGGGTGCCCGACGGTGCCCGGCTCGACGAGTACGACGACGGCAGCGGCGCGGCCCTGTGGGCGGTCGTCCAGACCCTGCCGCACCGGGCCCGCGCGGTGGTCGTGCTGCGCTACTACGAACAGCTCACGGAGGCGGAGACCGCCGACGTGCTCGGCATCTCGGTCGGGACCGTGAAGTCCCAGACCAGCCGTGCCCTCGCCGCCCTGCGCGAGCGCACACCCCACGAGCTCGACCCCCGGGCCGGCGAGGAGGAGCGATGAACGACGAGCAGCTGCTCGCAGAGCTCGGCGCCGAGCTCGAGCGGCGCGCCGACCGGCTGCCTCCCGGCCGGCTCACGCTGGCCGACGTGCAGGTCCGCGCGGGCGCCGTACGCCGGCGGCGTCGCGCCGCCGGTGCGCTGGCGGTGGCGGCCGTGGCCGCGGCGGTCCTGGTGCCGCTCGGGCTGACCGGGCAGGGCGGCGACCGGGCGGTCGACCCGGCGACCTCGCCCCGCACCGGCGACGCGGTGCTCGCGGGCGACACGCTGCGCCACCCCGACGGCACCACCGTCACGCTCCCCCTGGACGCCTCGCAGGTGAGCGAGGTCGGGGTGCTCACCGACGGGCGCGTCGTGGTCATGGGGACGGGGGCGCGGGTGGTGACCGTGGTCGAGCCGGACGGCACGGTGCAGGCGGAGTACCCCGTCGCCCTCAACGACCTCACGATGGGCCAGGGCGACGACACCGTGGCGTGGGTCGACGACGAGGGGACGCCGCAGGTGCTGGAGGCCGGGCAGGAGCGTCCGGTCGCGTTCGTCGCGGTCGGCTTCACCTCGGTCCCGGGCGGCGTCGCGGGCACGAGGGTCGACGCGGTGCTGGGCACGGGGTGCGCCGACGGGGGGTGCGAGGTGCTCGCCGGCCCCGACGACCGCAGCGTGACCAACACCCGCCTCGCGCTGGAGCGTCCCTCGCTCGTGGGCGGCGGCCATCCGATGGAGGTCACCGACGTGAGCCCGGACGGGCGTCTGTGGGCCGGCGTGCTCGAGCCGGGCCCGGGCGAGCAGTTCGGGTGTGCCGTGCTCTACGACCCCGCCGCGGACCGGGTCACCGCGCGCAGCTGCGACACCTCCGACCTCCGGTTCTCCCCCGACGGCGCCCACGTGCTGGGCTGGCGGGGAGACAACGACATGGTCGGCGAGGCCACCGCATTCGACCTCGATCTGCGCGAGGTCCGCTCGGTGACCCCGGCGCCGCGACAGGCGCTGGACCAGGTCGGGTGGGCCGACGACGGGGGGCTGCTCGTGGTCCGCGCGTCCTACGACGGGCAGGACTGGACCCTGTCCCGGCTGCCGCTGGAGAGGCCGGCCGAGGAGGAGCTCCTCGCGGGTCCGGTCGCCGGACCGCTCCCGGAGGCGGGCACGGCGTACCTGCTCTCGGAGTAGGCGCCGGGCTCAGCCCGCGAGGACCTCGGTGACCGGGAGGCTGGAGTCGGCGGGCAGGTCGAGGGAGGACGGGGTGCGGCCGCGGGCGACCATCTCCGCGCCGAGGGCGGCCACCATCGCGCCGTTGTCGGTGCACAGCCCCGGGCGCGGGACGCGCACCCGGATGCCGAGCCGCTCGGCACGTTCCTCGGCGAGCGCGCGCAGCCGGGAGTTGGCCGCGACACCGCCGCCGATCAGCAGGTCCTCGATGCCCTCGCTGGAGGCGGCGTCCAGGGCCTTGCGGACCAGCACGTCGCACACCGCCTCCTGGAAGCTGGCGGCCACGTCGGCGACCGGCACCGGCTCCCCGGAGCGCTCGCGGGCCTCGACCCAGCGGGCCACGGCCGTCTTGAGCCCGGAGAAGGAGAAGTCGAAGCGGTGCCGCTCCAGGTCGCGGCGCGCGGTGAGCCCGCGCGGGAAGTCGATGACGACCTGACCGCCCTCGCGGGCGACCCGGTCGATGTGCGGGCCGCCGGGGAACGGCAGCCCGAGACGGCGCGCGACCTTGTCGAAGGCCTCCCCCGCCGCGTCGTCGATCGTCTGGCCCATCGGCTGCACGCCGCGGGTGACGTCCTCGACGCGCAGCAGGCTGGAGTGCCCGCCGCTGACCAGCATCGCGATGCACGGCTCGGGCAGCGGGCCGTGCTCGAGCTGGTCCACGGCGACGTGGGAGGCGAGGTGGTTGACGCCGTACAGCGGCTTGCCGAGGCCGAGCGCGAGCGCCTTGGCCGAGGCGACGCCCACGAGCAGCGCCCCGGCGAGGCCGGGCCCGTTGGTCACCGCGATCGCGTCGACGTCGGTGAGGCGGATCCCGGCGGTCTCGCAGGCCCGCTCGATGGTCGGCACCATCGCCTCGAGGTGGGCGCGGCTGGCGACCTCGGGCACGACGCCGCCGAAGCGGGCGTGCTCCTCGACGCTGCTCGCGACCGCGTCGGCGAGCAGGGTGTGCCCGCGCACGATGCCGACGCCGGTCTCGTCGCAGGAGGTCTCGATGCCGAGGACGAGCGGTTCGCTGGTGGTGCTCACGGGACCATTGTCCCCGTGAGCTCCCGCGCGAGCACGATCGCGGTGGTGCCGTCGCGGTAGTAGGACCGTCGGCGCGCGAGCTCGGTGAAGCCGTGGGCGCGGTAGAAGGCCAGCGCACCGGCGTTGTCCTCGCGCACCTCCAGCACCACCCGCTCGACACCGGCCCGCTCGGCGGTGCGCAGCACCTCGGCGAGCAGGGCGGTGGCCAGGCCGGTACGCCGATGGGTGGCGGCGACCGAGATGCGCTGGAGCTCGGTCACGTCGACGACCGCCGCGACCGCGTGGCCGACGACGACGCCGGCCTCGTCCTCGGCGACCCACACGTGCAGCGAGGCGTGCTGGTCGGTGATCGCCTGCTCGATCAGACCCGGCGACCAGGCATCGACGCCGAGGTTGTCGACCTCGAGGTCGGCCACGGCGTCGAGGTCGGCGAGGGTCGCCTCGCGGATCACGAGACCTGCTTGCGCGCGCCCGGCGTCTCGGCGTCGGGGCGGCGCAGGTAGAGCGGCTCGGGGTCGAGCAGATCGGCGAGCTCCTCGGCCACCGCACGGGCCAGCCAGCCGGCGCTGGGGCGCTGCGGACCGCCGGCGTGCGGGAACGCCTCGGGGTAGAGCGCGCCGCCCTCGCCGACGACCGGGAGGTCGCTGGCGACCGCTGCCGGCTTCGCCACGACGGGGCCCTCGATGCGGGTGCCGTCGGCGTCGTAGGAGGCCAGGTAGACCTCCTTGCGACGCGCGTCGGTCGCCACCAGGAACGGCGTGCCGAGCGTCGGGGCGGCCTCGAGGGCCAGCACGTCGAGGGAGCACATGCCGTACACGGGGATCTCGAGGACCATGGCCAGGGTGCGGGCG from Nocardioides sp. dk884 harbors:
- a CDS encoding MBL fold metallo-hydrolase, giving the protein MSARVDHAVSSGTFSLDGQTFEVDNNIWVIGDDRECVVIDAPHSVEDILAVVGDRTVKAIVCTHAHDDHVRVAPALRERVGAPIMLHPDDRPVWELTHGGPDDVDAHLWDLDLADGTTIEVGGTTLRVLHTPGHAPGAVCLYSEELGAVFTGDTLFQGGPGATGRSFSDADVIVASIRERLFALPDETVVHTGHGDDTTIGAEKAALGS
- a CDS encoding S-(hydroxymethyl)mycothiol dehydrogenase, giving the protein MQQVKAVVALAKGAPVEVVTINVPDPGPGEAVVKVQACGVCHTDLHYREGGINDEFPFLLGHEAAGIVEAVGPDVTEVAPGDFVVLNWRAVCGECRACKRGDLHYCFNTHNATQKMTLEDGTELSPALGIGAFAEKTLVAAGQCTKVDEDARPAAVGLLGCGVMAGIGAAINTGAVTRGKSVAVIGCGGVGVAAIAGSALAGASPIIAVDIDAAKLEKARELGATHTVDSSQVDPVEEIKRICAETYEGAEGADVVIEAVGRPETWKQAFYARDLAGTVVLVGVPTPDMQVPELPLIDVFGRGGALKSSWYGDCLPSRDFPMLVDLYRQGRLDLDAFVTEEIAITDIEAAFEKMHHGEVLRSVVVLP
- a CDS encoding SigE family RNA polymerase sigma factor encodes the protein MRVMQRGSPDADADAGAADPGPGTRHAEFTQYLAARQQALLRTTYLLTGDPDQAEDVLQNALAKLYLSWDRVRDRGALDAYVRRIIVNENNSLWRRGWKRREHPAERVPDGARLDEYDDGSGAALWAVVQTLPHRARAVVVLRYYEQLTEAETADVLGISVGTVKSQTSRALAALRERTPHELDPRAGEEER
- the tsaD gene encoding tRNA (adenosine(37)-N6)-threonylcarbamoyltransferase complex transferase subunit TsaD, which gives rise to MSTTSEPLVLGIETSCDETGVGIVRGHTLLADAVASSVEEHARFGGVVPEVASRAHLEAMVPTIERACETAGIRLTDVDAIAVTNGPGLAGALLVGVASAKALALGLGKPLYGVNHLASHVAVDQLEHGPLPEPCIAMLVSGGHSSLLRVEDVTRGVQPMGQTIDDAAGEAFDKVARRLGLPFPGGPHIDRVAREGGQVVIDFPRGLTARRDLERHRFDFSFSGLKTAVARWVEARERSGEPVPVADVAASFQEAVCDVLVRKALDAASSEGIEDLLIGGGVAANSRLRALAEERAERLGIRVRVPRPGLCTDNGAMVAALGAEMVARGRTPSSLDLPADSSLPVTEVLAG
- a CDS encoding GNAT family N-acetyltransferase; its protein translation is MIREATLADLDAVADLEVDNLGVDAWSPGLIEQAITDQHASLHVWVAEDEAGVVVGHAVAAVVDVTELQRISVAATHRRTGLATALLAEVLRTAERAGVERVVLEVREDNAGALAFYRAHGFTELARRRSYYRDGTTAIVLARELTGTMVP
- the tsaB gene encoding tRNA (adenosine(37)-N6)-threonylcarbamoyltransferase complex dimerization subunit type 1 TsaB; protein product: MLLAFDTATPQVSLALHDGADVVVELTSERPMKHGEQLAPLIAAGLERAGITRHDLTALAVGVGPGPFTGLRVGLVTARTLAMVLEIPVYGMCSLDVLALEAAPTLGTPFLVATDARRKEVYLASYDADGTRIEGPVVAKPAAVASDLPVVGEGGALYPEAFPHAGGPQRPSAGWLARAVAEELADLLDPEPLYLRRPDAETPGARKQVS